AATTGGActattaaagaggatagagttgagggcccataacgaccacattcaagattgaaaatcgctaTGGTttgattaaaccactcgatgatttcctaggtcaacacaagagtcactaACCATCCCAAAACACTTTTTTTCTAACCATaaacacgtagttaagtgtgttgtactaagtgaagcatgtttgactcttcgagcatgacttaattaggttttttttattcattactactactataatTACCTAAATACAAAAAATGGACtcagtcccttaagaaggtttCCACGCCATCCATTGTTAGGAAGAGTCACCCGATTTACACAAAAACtatctttggaaagaaccgtggcattaaaaaacccaaaggcttattatccactaaaacataaaaaaagaagttactaaatcgaaaagaagctactaattcaaaaagaagttACTAAATAGAAAATAAGCTACCAAATTAAACACTAACTAGTAAGAGAAACAAACATAAAGATGCTTCAAGCAAAAACTATCGAAAGCAatacgaatatacataatgagagaagaaaagagagaatatatacagaataaggaaaaagaagaaaatactgtcagttattacaaaccaattatctcaaaatcatcaaattagATCAAATAAACTTCACACCCCCCCCCcggaataaaaataagcattgttctcaatgcttaacaaaataagagtaaaggaaggataagaatgaagaaaactccctatggctccttgacCATCTCTGTGTCCACAGCAGCGTCACCGACCTCAGTCtcatccaactggatctcatcatcctcaactcttggagtgactgggttggtgaacatctgacgcacttCCTCGACAGTGTCAGCAACAAaatttggctcctcagactggccaactggtgctGAAAGAGTTGCAGGATCTGGGCCTGGAtagtgtgggtcaatcagcatgtcaaaAGGAATGTCTCTAGCTGCTGCAACCTTGGTAACCTGTTTCCGAAGCTTGTCTACTGAATTTTTGGatgcctgggactttctcatctttttCACTTCCTTGCCCAACTCTTCTATCACTGACCCATGCTGCACCAATGTAGCCATAATCATTTTCTGGTTctccaggagcttcttcaataTTTCTTCTACTGTTGGGGGAATCTGAGATACAGGAATGGAGGATTGTGCTGCAATAGTACtagatatgtcagacagctttgcagtagatgtttgcatccagttgttgaggctcgctaaTATTTGGGAGACTCGTAGTGCAGATAGTAGAGCATGGGGCAtcggcaccggcttcaaagccgaggtagAACCTATAATAGGGGTTGCAGAAGGCAATGGGGCTGGAGGTGGAGGAATAGTTGTGGCACTAGCTGAAGGCTCGGCTGAAGTGGACAGAATGTCAATTGCCTCTgcaactaccaccgatggctcatcacaCTGGCCTGTGGTGGTGGACGACTGACCCTTTCTCTTAGGGTTATGTGCATCCATCAACGAGTACCATGAGAAGGGATTCTTTGCCCGCACCTTCATATCAAAATATCTTGGCTCTACCCTTGCATCCGTAAGATACtctgtaatggtgttgggatacgggtaggatcTGTCAGCTTGCCTGGCGACCAtagagatgttggccgacatcacgacacctACATTGATCGTCtacccggccatgatggaagccACTAGAATTGCCCACGGGATAGGGACATATGTCTCATTCTGGCTCGGGTCTAGTCGGTTGcatacaaaggtttgccaccccttaGCCTCAAAACTCAGAGTGTTACTATGAATAGACACCCCagttgtgatccatggtggtggtgacCCAGGAGCTActaaaatctcagctagccaagggcggGCTACATCCCCAAGTGCACATTTCTCAAGATACTCTGTGGGCTAGACATCATCAAATCCCAGGTACGTGTTCAATGTGTGTTGATCAAAACGCACCTTTAGGTTCCTCACTTTGGttacctttgtccctttcttgatatgcgccacattggcatTGAACTCATGGACAAGCTATTCCTTCACATCCACCACACTCTGGATGAATCATATACACCCCTTGCGCTCTCGAAACTACCTCAAAACTACAGGGTTTTACTTTTCTAGATCTCTCAACtggaactgtcgctcaagagtgagtaacctcactggccaccactcATGGAAGCTAGAAAAGGCAGCCAAACTAACGAACCGATCTTCCCACACCTCTTTCTTATTCCATCGCTCAAAATCGACAACTGTAGCATCTCCTCCTCAGCCATCATCCGGGATGTACTGAACTGATCTCTCTGGTGCCTGTGGGACAGGTGTAGTGGAAGGCTCAGAAGCCTGATTGGCACTCTATGAACCCTCGGAGGTGCTATGTGATGAAGACGGCTCATCCCTGAGCTAATATCTCCCCGGTGGCCTTGATTGCACGGCCGACTGCTCATGAACTAAGGCTAAGTTGCCCTCGGAGACGTCCCTAGATGGGACATAAGAACTGGTCTCTGAgaggtctgcacctctccctctgccgaCTGCTAATTTCTTTCTGCTTTCAGGCTGTTGGGCACTGGGTAAGGGTCTCTTCCCTCACCCCCGAGAAGGGTCACCCCTTCATTTTGAAGTGTCGCCTCGTCCTTTAGATCGAACTATGTTTTGTACCAAGCAAAGGCGAATGTTAGTTTCAATTCAAGTTCAGACACAAAATGAATGCAAGGATACACCAGAGATTATAGTAAAAAACACAGTAGAGACATGCTTGCATGGTAGGGAATTGTGGTCCGTAGAATTGCCATTGTGGCCGTAGACTGagcattgcggaccgcacaattttcctTTGCTGCCGCAGAAATGTATTGTGGTCTGCACATTTCTCATTGAGAGCGTAATGCAGGCATCACCAATataccaactctctgatgacagagagtTGGTTGTTTTGTGGCCGCAACCAATGTTTTACGGTCCACACAAATAGTCTTGCGGCTGTACTTGAGAGTCACCAAAATGACAACTCTCTAATCACATAGATTAGgttgttctgcggtccgcacattatTCATTGCATCCGCAAAACCATTCTTTACTATAGTGCCCTAGTCCTTAACTTCTGCGGgtcgcacaatttcttgtgcggtcgCAGATTCCAACTATTATGAACAGATGGTTGTTTTTCAcctagggcttggaatttttgcaCAATTTTGACATGGAAACAATATCTAAGCATGAAAATTAATTTACCCATTCCCCTTAGAGCAGTTACCAGTCTACCCACTACATATTTACCTCACATGGTTGATCAAATAGATTCAATTAGAGAAATGGTCTAAAATTtcactaaaaatctaaaaattaaaagaaattaatcaaGATGATGATGCATACCAGATATGAatggttagagaaagaatattgctccgggtttcacctatgaaaggtgtaatgaggttcggaaagaagggaaagttgggccctaggtatatcacaccctttgaaattcttgaaagggtgggtgaagtagcctacatgcttgcattaccacctagtttatcagcagttcatccggtgttccatgtgtctatgatctggaaatatcatggtgattcgttccatgtgttagatttcagctcagtccaattggatagagatttgacttacgaggaggagccggtggctattctagcccggcaggttcaaCAGTTGAGTTCTAAgggttatccttcagttcgggtgcaatggagaggtcagccggtaaaggcatctacctgggagtccgagtcggacatgcggagtaaatatccacaccttttctccagctcaggcactttttctaactccattcgagaacgaacgtttgttttagaggtggagaatgtgatgatacaaaatgtcatctttaaatttaataagtaattatatgttctaagacctcgaaaagaacattttatcatttctcgacttgcgtgcgtaatccgtaaaatttttcggaaagttctcatgtgaaaaatgaattaaaatgtaaaatagagctttaaaattcaagtgagttgactttggtcaatatttttagcaagcagacccggattagtattttgatagttccggtagctccgtatcatgatttgggacttgggcgtatgcccgaaatttaatttggaggtccctaactcaagttatgaccatttaacggaactagcaatttaaaggctatagattttcaagtttgatcacagagttgaatttttgatatcggagccggaatacgattttggaaatttgaacagctccgttatgttatttatgacttatgtgccaaatttgaatattccggattcatttaatatgttttggcacgagatttgcaaattgaaagtttaaaactcaaagtttgaatcggggtgtgaattgtaatttcagcattgtttgacgtgatacgagaccccgagtaagtccgtattatgttattggacttgttggtatattcgcaCGGGGTCCCGTGtacccgagagtgatacggattgaaatcggatcaagaattggacttaagcaaaatctacatttttgccttctgttataatcgcacctgcagattttcgaccgcaggtgcgagctcgcagaagtgagacttccatcgcagatgcgggactgggctggcctgggttcttcgcaggtgcggccttttTGTGCAGatgcggatgtcgcaggtgcgacaaggtgtctgcagatgcggaacttcacctggcagcctggcatcgcaaatgtgagctttgtctcgcaaatgtgagtccgcaaatgcggaacttttatccgcagatgcaaaatggctgggcagagcccataaattcggaagtcgctatttttactcatttttgagttttaagtctcggatttgggcgatttcaagggggattttcacgactttgaattgggtaagtgttctttaaccaaaagtgattatatttcacaaatccatgtctatatttatcatttattatgtatttagatggaagaaactggactttttataaaatctttcaaaaacgaaaatttaagatttgaaggtccatttgatatcagaattgtataaattttgtatggttgaactcgtagcggaacgggcgttcggatttcatgagttttttgggattttgagatgtgggtcccactgtcaaatcttttaatgaattttgaatttttatccgaaaaattagtaaattcatatggaattaattcctattattcgtattgaatatatcgaattgtttgtgaatagattggaagcttttgaagacaaatttaaaaggaaaagttgtggttgaataattgattggaatttgcaaagcgaggtaagtgtcatggttaaccttgacttgagggaatagaacccttaaattatttgttatgtgagttgcatgtgaacgacgtataggcgaggagtgtctatacgtcgtcaaattaattgtttaccTGCTTactaggagcggtgataatgagagtggttgtcaacttgaactttagcaattcaaagtctctcatgcaatcatcattgaagtgaaactttgcatctttctctaagagcttgcacaacgggttcaccactttagagaaattcTTTATGAAGAATTGGTAAAACCCCGTGTGACATAAGAAACTCCACATGCCTTTTACCGAAGTCGGAGatgaaagtttagaaatcacctcaatctttgccttgtcgacttctatgccattctttgagatattgtggccaaggacaatgccttccttgaccatgaaatggcatttctcccaatttagcaccaagttcatTTCTTCTCATCTTGCCAATACTCtatccaaattttccaagcagtcatcaaaggaatccctgaccaccgagaagtcatccatgaaaatttcaaggtagtcctctaccatgtccgtgaagatcgccatcatacacctttgaaaagttgtcggtgcattACATAGACCAAATGacatccgcttgaaggcgaaagtaccatatgGGCATGTAAAAGTgattttctcttgatcctccggagcaataaggatttggttatagcccgaatatccatgtagaaagcaatagaaagtgAAAGTgtggccggccaacctatcaagcatttggtcaaggaaggaaAATAGAAAacgatccttccttgtgactttgtttaccttgtgatagtccatacacactctccacccgattaccgttcttgtgggaatcaactcattcttgtcattgtgACTACCGTCatgccccccctccccccttatttgggatacattgcaccggagaagtccacgaattATCGAAAATgcggtagacaaccccgacatccaaccacttgataatctcctttttgaccacttcTTGCATAACTTCATTGAGTCtcttttgatgttcaatagatggtttggactcttcctccaagttaatcttgtgcatgcaaaatgcggggcttattcctcAAATATCTGCCAAAGCCCACcaaatagccttcttcctcttatggAGCACTGctaatgtagagtcaacctgacgttagtcaaataagagaaaagaataaccggtaaagtagaacaagggccaagaagttcatatcgatgatgtggaggcaatggcttcaactccaaagtaggaggctcttcaattgaaagCTTTGTATGAGGAGTTTTCCTATCTTCAAGATCTAAGAAAAGTTTCTGGAGTGCATAGTTGTATGACCCCATCCCTTGAAAGAGTTCaaacattccatgaagccatccatctcgtcatcatcaaagttgagcaagatgacctccaacatatcacccacattaattttggcacttgtgtcatcaacaataacatcggtcaccaaatccatgaaagaacacacttcattgctatttggttgccgcatagatttgcacacgtggaataccaccttttcatcacccacccggaaagtgagttctccggctttcacatcaacaagagccttccccgtagaaaggaaaggtcttccaagaataatcggcacctcacaGTCCACTTtacaatcaagaatgacaaaattcaccggaagaatgaacttatcaacacgaaccaatacatcttcaatcacttcCAACGGTCTCTTtatggtacgatcggccatttgtaatctcatagatgggggtcttggttgcccaattcccaaggttttaataaccgaatagggcatcaaattgatactggccccaagatcacaaagggctttagcaaactcggcacttcctatggtacaagggattgtgaaagcaccggatATTCCAATTTAGGAgtcattgaatgcacaattgcgcTCACTttatgagtgactttgatagtttcagaatttatcgaccgcttctttgtcacaaaatccttcataaactttgcataaccgggcatttgctccaaagcttcaactaattgagatactcttcatcatgtcaatgaactttttgaattgattctcgccatatTGCTTGGAAAGCCTTTGAGGATACAGAagaggaggcttaggcaatggtgccttagccttttgcactatcgGTTCTGGTaagtcaataatgtgatccctagactggttcacttcctcttgagtctcgtccacattgtcatcaatatcaatccgagcttcatcatttgattgtatcaaattgctCAGGGTCTCTTCTTCTTGtatcacttgctcatcatccacaagttacttttgacttgaggtgggtgcattcccaccttttccacttcttgtagtaacagccatggcatgccccgtgttgttcccactctttgggttcaccaccatgtcacttggtagtgcctccttaggacgagaatttaaagcttgagagattttccccatttgcacttctaagttgcggatcgatgtatTGTGTGAAGCAATTTGGGAATCAAAATTAGCATTCTTCTCCattatttgcttgaacatgttctcaatacatCCATTTTCATTGTCGGAAGAGCTAGGactatgggaaggataaggaaCCAGGTTGCTCGATTGTTGattcatcgggggcctttgaaaacccgacccctgatttccttgattgttactcCAACCGCCTTGattattgcctccccaattgccttggttattgttgttatgccaattccatTGATTATTGCTACCATTCAAATTtcctttattgttgttgttattccaattgatttgattgtttccaccactccaattaccttggttgtgagaattctaattttcttcattattttgaggtcgccattgttgttggcttgggccttggaagttatttctttgcccttgaaagttgttcatttattggacctcttcttcttggtcaTTATAAGAGTCaacttgatcaaacccactatcttcttgcataaaattgtccactctttgttatacttgtggaccctttgttctctatttgttcaccatcatgtttactccctccattgcattgacttgccttgggttttgcacttgttaaaGTTGaacctttgccaattggttcatggtggtagtcaattcggctatGTCTTGACTATGGTCATGCAATTCTGTATgaaggtaaatcacattgggatcaccTTATGGAACATTAACCCCGGTTTGCCATGCCGacgaagtatccgccatttcatccaaagtttcacacgcctccgcataaggcatagtcatgaaatcccaccggcaagttgattcactatacATTGGTTGGTTATGTTGATCCTCCGATAGAAAGtatgttgaatcatgttctctaccatatcgttgttgggacactcTTTAATCATTGTTCTATATCGTTCCCATAACTCGTGTAGTGGTTTATTGGGCTCTTGCTAAAATGCTAAAATTTCATCCCAAAGTATAGCCATGTGCCCgagagagaagtacttagaaataaatttctcctccaattcatcccaagtatgaatggaatggtttggcaaacgttccaaccaatctaaagctttcccccgtagacagaagggaaaaagccttagcctcaaagaatcctcggagacatttgtttgttttctcccccaatacgtatctacgaaccccttcaaatgtttgtatgcattttgacccgtaGCACCGGtaaagaaccctcgttgctcaagcaaggtgagcatcacgttggttatttgaaagtttcccaccctaatacggggagggactattgcacttgtatatccttcattcggcaacacccggtgtggagtcgctcgtggtggaggtgggggtggagagggcacattgtcatgaggcactcggcctcgtctattggcttgaggttcaggAGGAATCTCATTCTTTTGATCATCCCCAATGTCCACATCCCCTAAAGCAAtgttttcgagctcattgtttgccatggttgcaCCAACAATTTCCCACACGCTAGTAACATGGGAGGAAaaaaagatattccaaaaacacacccaaatatatagctaacaccggtTTTAACTCCCCGGTAACTGTGCCAAAAAGTAACCTATCGCGCATAATGCACACCTCAATACAAGGTATGAATCAgtcgattgcaattatagtaacccaacaaagagtcgggatcgaatccacagaaagttagatgggagttaggagtatatattcgaatgcgtgaatttgaactatcttaatttgCATTTCCACAAATTGGTGTTGTTTCTGTTTCTATTTTAAAACTAAAGATTGTAAAGTAAAGGAATAAGGCTAGGATAAttgttttttgttgtttttcaagtttgtaaaaagtctagggctatgaccatcacctaggtgttcgcctaatgggatataaatcTTAATGtttgttttgttgatcggggtgtattatagctattaactctcaattacccacccAATGTCTCTCAGTGAGAGAgtgattttctttttcaatttggctttctcaagcccaaatgggtatcataTAAAACGGTGGATAAAAGCTCAAGTTGGGTTATTACTATCtttaggttgaaccctttaattgggttaatcaatctctcgattgacccattTTTTTGTTAgacaagtttttctagactaaatctctctttctcaaatagagaataagtcaaataggcatgaactaatgtttgcaaccattagttccacaaattaaagtatgaacaaggctaaataataaatactcaatcataaacaagcactaaattagatacccataaggtttacacactagggttaggttacaaccctagtaaaaatatagttactcatgcttgaaattgaagaaatagaagaagaaatactaattaaactcatattgtaaagttaaaatgataaaatctatagtaAAATACTCCACAATATAGAAAACTTTCAAAAAAGGCAAATAAAAATGGCTAAAGGACTTGTTGATGCCAAAAGTTGACATATTTTTGtgaactcgtctatttatacaaggctggaaaTTTAGGACAAAAATGCTCTTCAGgatttctgtggccgcacaattccatgtgcggttcgcacaattccatgtgcggtccgcacaattcttcATCTTACAGGAGCTgggcttctgcggccgcacaattctcaaCTGTGCCCGCGATACAATGtttatgtggtccgcagatttATCACTGCGGCCGCAATTtggtcttctgcggccgcaatctgatcttctgcggtccgcatcttTACTTTTGCGGCCACAAGGCACTTCTTCtccggccgcacaattcttgtgcggtccgcagttttCTAGAAAGCCTGATGGGGCTTTCTTCATTGTTTGCAGCcgtagatggaattctgcggtccgcactttgtgagcttctgtgccttttaTTGCTTGTATTTAGATTACTCCCTTTTTAGTCAGATTTCATTTCGGGAGTCCAACTTCCGATATTTctgcaattttgcacatttcatcagttttggAAACACAaatcaatgcttttagactaaaacaaaagctaaaaggtgctaataagtagtcaaaattctccACTTATcaattggctcttcgattgtaatatctttccattctttaTTTTTAGGTCACCATCCTtatatgtgccaagtccctgcatTCGTTGAGTAGCTCCAATCTGACCAATAATGCTTCGTTGTTTGCTTTTTCACCCGCCCGGAAGTATCTCATGGTTGGTTCTTCTACTTTCACCGGGTTTAGGGTTTCTGCTCCATATACAAAAGAGAAAGGTATCTCCCCACGCTCGATTTGGTTGTTGTTCGGTACGCCATAGCACTCTCGGTAGCTCTTAgggccatttgcctttggctgcttccaatctctttttgagattttaaataatCACTTTATTTTCGATTCCGCTTggccatttgcgctcggatggtatGGCAATGACGtcattcttttgattttcaagtcttcaagaaattttgtgacctttgcgcctataaattaTTGCCCGTTGTCGCAgactatctcttttggtatcccgaacctgcaaattatgttttcccacatGAAATCGATCACTTCGCGCTCGCCAATTTTCTAGTAAGGACCtccttcaacccacttagaaaaagtagtgagttaaaataaaaacaaatcttACCTTACGGGGATCTGACAGCAACAGACCgactatgtccatcccccatttcatgaatggccagggcGACAAAACCGAGTGCAATAACTCTGTCGGTTGATGTACCAACAGTGCGTGGCGTTGACACTTATCGCATTTATGAACATAAGCCTTAGTGTCTTGTTCTATCCGAGGTCAGTATTATTTTGCCCTAATCAACTTTAATACCACAGAGTCCACACCTGAGTGATTTTTGcagatcccttcgtggacttctctcatgacgtaATTAGCTTCGGAGGCTCCTAAACATCGGGCTAACAGAccttgaaaagattttctatacaattgaccTCCCTAAAGCAGTATCGGGTTGCTTTAGTGTGCAATGCCTGGGATGCCTTAGGATCTTGGGGTAGCTTTCCGTGCTCGAGATAGTCAATaatctcattcctccagtcccagaccaaattggtCGCGTTTACTTCATAATAGTCGTCTGCGTCTAATACCGACTACATAAGTTGCACGACCGTACGGAGTCTGATCCCTTCATATCCGTGGTCAAACCTTTGAACCTCTTTCACGTTTGATAGCTGGTAAGGGATGTCCTCGATGGATTTAATTTTATTGGGATTAACTTTGATAcccctttgtgacaccaggaatCCTAAGAATTTACCGGAGCTGACTCTGAATGCACACTTTtcagggttaagcttcatgttgtgcttcttTAGGATGTCAAAGTTTTCTTGAacatgtttaagatgatcacctgcattcaaagacttaacatgtatatcatctatgtaaacttacATGGCTTTCCCTATTTGGTTTTCAAATATTTTGTTTACAAACCTCTAATAAAGTGACTCTAGCATTCTTAAGCTCGAAagacatcacattatagcaatatgtgccaaagtttgttATGAACGAAATTTTAtcctgatcctccaggttcatcttgatttggttgtacccggcataagcatcaaggaaactcatcaactcgtgcccgattgtcgcatcaatcatttgatcaatgttcggCGGTGGGAACGAGTCTTGTGGGCAcaccttattcaaatccttataatctacgcacatgcaaaaaattttattcttttttggTACTACTAccacattagctagccagtcaaGATACTTTACCTCCCttattgaaccgatatcaagtaatcaagttacctcttctttgacgaatttgttTCTGACCTCGACAATTGGGCGTTTCTTCTGCATTACCGGAGGGATGTTAgggtccaagcttaacttgtgcacGGCCATTTCTGGAggaatacctgtcatatccgcatgcgaccacgCAACATAGACAACGTTAAATTTAAGAATTTCAATAAATCTTGATCTGAGCGCGGGGTTTAGTCTTGTCCCCATGTGGAACTTTCTTTCCAAGAATTTCTCAAACAATTCGACTTGCTCAAGTTCTTCCGTTTCGAcgtgctccttccctttgctactagaAACTGAGATCgtgttcatctcccttgctgctggttgatctcctcttataTACTTAATTCCCttcggagttgggaatttcaaaGGTTGATGGTATGCTAACGGCACGGCCTTCATCTCGTGCAGGCATGGTCTTCTGAGAATGATATTGTAACCCATATCGCCTACTACTTCGAAAAGGTTCGTCTTCATTACCCCTTTGGCATTCGTGGGCAGTAGGATTTCCCATCGGGTTGTTACACTTGCTAAATTGAACCCAACGAGGAGCTTTGTGGCCGAAATAATGCTTCTGGTTAACATAGCTTGTTCCAGCACTCTCTACTGGATAATGTAGGCTGAATTCCCTAGGTCTACCAAAacatgtttaattttaaaatctaaaacattaagagaaattaccagggcatcTTTGTATGGTAGTAG
This sequence is a window from Nicotiana tomentosiformis chromosome 5, ASM39032v3, whole genome shotgun sequence. Protein-coding genes within it:
- the LOC138891712 gene encoding uncharacterized mitochondrial protein AtMg00860-like — its product is MNLVLNWEKCHFMVKEGIVLGHNISKNGIEVDKAKIEVISKLSSPTSVKGMWSFLCHTGFYQFFIKNFSKVVNPLCKLLEKDAKFHFNDDCMRDFELLKFKLTTTLIITAPSKQVNN